Proteins from a genomic interval of Haemorhous mexicanus isolate bHaeMex1 chromosome Z, bHaeMex1.pri, whole genome shotgun sequence:
- the LOC132322500 gene encoding nascent polypeptide-associated complex subunit alpha, muscle-specific form-like translates to MAPLEVRLHVRELTCTSRAVLAAPDRIPEQATESEPGPAAATPTDRDGPDWPSLQHSPSQNASLSHTHSCTSTPSWPSLCARKSLLPHPSSLPSLPGGPCTPPAGLRTPLGARMGGTETSRHPRRGTTPCAGHSPTPGPDARRGTCPPAARSGDGAGAHASSGITVEHHPPRPRHCPLPRRRGRSLPRIAPPSTGPAAPGHLARPLLASARPWGWRCGKHRRYQAAAHHNPRHRSQRAPGKGSGRSPAHRQVPGRVASAGIPAALPRHSPLPTAAPAPLCARRAPAPPSPAAGRPAPPPRRAGGGGGRSRDPRRRPLPPAGHMQREGAAQAPGGSPGARPAASEASSGVKMATSAAGEGIPRPARSAPRCRLGWARRGGEGLKSGCRCPSALSLCRPLLLRRLRQRRSAPCPPRCAPLPSPGARYPPQRDPSADPSLAKMCWHGHGLKE, encoded by the exons ATGGCACCTCTGGAGGTGCGGCTGCATGTGAGGGAGCTGACTTGCACAAGCAGAGCAGTGTTGGCTGCACCAGACAGAATTCCGGAGCAGGCTACAGAAAGTGAGCCTGGACCAGCTGCTGCAACTCCCACAGACAGAGATGGCCCAGACTGGCCaagcctccagcacagcccctcccaaAACGCCTCCCTGTCCCACACCCATTCTTGTACATCCACCCCTTCATGGCCATCCCT ATGCGCACGAAAATCATTGCTGCcgcaccccagctccctcccttccctgccggGAGGGCCCTGCACTCCTCCCGCGGGGCTCCGCACGCCGCTCGGGGCGCGGATGGGAGGGACGGAGACGTCGCGGCATCCCCGCCGCGGCACCACGCCCTGTGCCGGGCACAGCCCGACCCCAGGCCCCGATGCCCGCCGCGGCACCTGCCCTCCCGCCGCACGGTCGGGAGACGGGGCGGGGGCGCACG CGTCAAGCGGGATTACGGTCGAGCATCACCCGCCGCGCCCGCGGCACTGCCCGCTCCCGAGGCGGCGCGGCCGGAGCCTCCCCCGCATCGCCCCGCCCAgcaccggccccgccgcccccgggcaCCTCGCTCGGCCCTTGCTCGCCTCTGCCCGGCCGTGGGGCTGGCGGTGCGGGAAACACCGGCGGTACCAGGCGGCGGCGCACCACAACCCCCGCCATCGCTCCCAGCGGGCCCCCGGGAAAGGGAGTGGCCGCAGCCCAGCCCACCGGCAGGTACCGGGCAGGGTGGCGAGCGCGGGGATCCCCGCAGCCCTGCCCCGCCACTCACCGCTGCCCACGGCGGCGCCCGCTCCTTTGTGTGCCCGCCGCGCCCCAGCACCGCCGTCTCCCGCTGCCGGGcgccccgcgccccctccccgccgcgCCGGGGGCGGAGGAGGACGCAGCCGAGATCCGCGGAGGAGGCCGCTACCGCCCGCCGGTCACATGCAGCGGGAAGGCGCAGCGCAGGCTCCCGGCGGCTCCCCGGGAGCCCGGCCGGCAGCGTCCGAGGCGAGCTCGGGGGTGAAGATGGCGACCTCGGCGGCGGGGGAGGGAATCCCCAGGCCggcccgctccgctccgcgctGCCGGCTGGGCTGGGCGCgccggggaggggaggggttAAAGAGCGGCTGCCGCTGCCCGTCAGCGCTATCGCTGTGCCGCCCGCTCCTCCTCCGCCGCCTCCGCCAGCGCCGCAGCGCTCCCTGCCCGCCCCGCTGCGCTCCGCTGCCATCGCCCGGGGCTCGCTACCCACCGCAGCGGGACCCCAGCGCTGACCCTTCCCTAGCCAAAATGTGCTGGCATGGCCACGGCCTTAAGGAGTAG